A genomic region of Methanothermobacter thermautotrophicus str. Delta H contains the following coding sequences:
- the cobS gene encoding adenosylcobinamide-GDP ribazoletransferase, with protein MNVTGKLRGLISFSTVLPLKSEASIEDIASLTLHWPLVGALIGVAVGSAGVAASLVFPGAVVACVAYGFAIWFTGFHHLDGLIDMGDALMSHGSFERKIEIMRDPRIGTGGLGLLLIVSSTTIAAIYSLPQGVLFQGLLIGEVSAKVCLTGCARVSRPLDGGTGRHFIMASRSPFTGMVWIFWAVAAYLLAGVPGAVSVAVAVLSGVFIGLVARRNFYWSTGDVLGASNEVGRMMSLLGLLAAIRLTGL; from the coding sequence ATGAACGTCACCGGCAAACTCAGGGGACTCATATCCTTCTCAACGGTTCTGCCCCTGAAATCAGAGGCCAGCATTGAGGATATAGCTTCACTCACACTCCACTGGCCCCTTGTGGGCGCCCTCATAGGGGTTGCAGTGGGTTCAGCCGGGGTGGCTGCATCCCTAGTGTTCCCGGGGGCGGTTGTTGCCTGTGTTGCCTATGGATTCGCCATCTGGTTCACAGGTTTCCACCACCTCGATGGCCTCATAGATATGGGTGACGCCCTCATGTCCCATGGAAGCTTTGAGAGGAAGATAGAGATAATGAGGGATCCCAGGATAGGCACAGGTGGCCTTGGACTTCTGCTCATCGTATCATCAACCACCATAGCAGCCATCTATTCCCTTCCACAGGGTGTCCTGTTCCAGGGACTCCTCATAGGGGAGGTCTCGGCCAAGGTGTGCCTCACGGGCTGCGCCCGGGTATCCAGGCCCCTCGATGGTGGGACCGGGAGGCACTTCATAATGGCGAGTAGAAGCCCCTTCACCGGCATGGTCTGGATCTTCTGGGCCGTTGCAGCATACCTCCTGGCGGGGGTTCCCGGTGCTGTTAGTGTTGCTGTTGCTGTCCTCTCAGGAGTCTTCATTGGTCTTGTTGCCAGGAGGAACTTCTACTGGAGCACGGGTGACGTGCTGGGGGCCTCGAATGAGGTGGGGAGGATGATGTCACTTCTGGGCCTCCTTGCGGCCATCAGATTAACGGGGCTGTAG
- a CDS encoding peptidylprolyl isomerase, with protein MAVNKGDFIKIEFTGKVKETGEVFDTTYEEVAREAGLGIKKIFGPIPVVVGGGHLIKGLDEAVIGMEEGEEKHVEIEPEDAFGNRDPKLVQLIPMGEFKRQGIKPYPGMTLTVEGHEGRVLNVSGGRVRVDFNHELAGKTLEYDLKVKEIITDDAEKVKSMIQLHYPSQNMDIDKTEVKIEDGKVIIHMDEMTRFDNRSYMDVTLARFRIARDIWENIEGVEKVEFADVFEKRDMEAEEKEEEVEDAGED; from the coding sequence ATGGCAGTGAATAAAGGAGACTTTATAAAAATAGAATTCACAGGTAAGGTCAAGGAGACCGGCGAGGTCTTTGACACAACATACGAGGAGGTTGCCAGGGAAGCAGGGCTCGGCATAAAGAAGATATTCGGCCCCATACCCGTTGTTGTTGGCGGCGGACACCTCATAAAGGGCCTCGATGAGGCCGTCATCGGAATGGAGGAAGGCGAAGAGAAACACGTCGAGATCGAACCCGAGGACGCCTTCGGTAACAGGGACCCCAAGCTCGTTCAGCTCATACCCATGGGCGAGTTCAAAAGGCAGGGCATAAAGCCATACCCTGGAATGACACTCACCGTTGAGGGCCATGAGGGCAGGGTTCTCAATGTCTCAGGAGGTCGCGTGAGGGTTGACTTCAACCATGAACTGGCAGGAAAAACCCTTGAATACGATTTAAAGGTTAAGGAGATAATCACGGATGATGCTGAGAAGGTAAAGAGCATGATCCAGCTCCACTACCCGTCCCAGAACATGGACATAGACAAGACAGAGGTTAAAATAGAGGACGGGAAAGTTATAATACATATGGATGAGATGACCCGTTTCGATAACAGGTCATACATGGACGTGACCCTTGCAAGGTTCAGGATAGCCCGTGACATCTGGGAGAACATCGAAGGTGTTGAGAAGGTCGAATTCGCCGATGTCTTCGAAAAGAGGGACATGGAAGCTGAAGAAAAGGAGGAAGAGGTTGAGGATGCAGGGGAGGATTAA
- the upp gene encoding uracil phosphoribosyltransferase, whose amino-acid sequence MMLRVIDNLIVREKLTTIRCRGIDPASFRRGVTDIGRYMAYEFADTLKWREVEVETPLGTASGVEITDRDRIVLLSILRASLPFTEGVMKVFPEAEHGIIGARRSDEPPFRVSIDYIRVPELDDKILVIADPMLATGNTMIGILEALEAHGSPARTVVFNIISSRMGLDRVLQRGIDVYTCGVEEEVNDMGYIVPGLGDAGDLAFGRPSD is encoded by the coding sequence ATGATGCTGAGGGTGATTGATAACCTGATAGTCAGGGAGAAGCTCACCACCATAAGGTGCAGGGGGATAGACCCGGCCAGCTTCAGACGGGGAGTGACTGATATAGGTCGCTACATGGCCTACGAATTTGCAGACACCCTTAAATGGCGTGAGGTTGAGGTTGAAACCCCCCTGGGCACGGCCAGTGGTGTTGAGATAACCGACAGGGACAGGATAGTTCTTCTGAGCATCCTCAGGGCTTCACTGCCCTTCACAGAGGGTGTGATGAAGGTCTTCCCTGAGGCAGAACACGGTATTATCGGTGCGAGGAGGTCAGATGAGCCCCCATTCAGGGTCTCAATCGACTACATCAGGGTCCCTGAACTTGATGATAAGATACTGGTGATAGCGGACCCCATGCTAGCAACAGGGAACACCATGATAGGTATCCTGGAGGCCCTTGAGGCCCATGGCTCCCCTGCGAGGACGGTGGTCTTCAATATCATATCCTCCAGGATGGGCCTTGACAGGGTCCTTCAGAGGGGTATAGATGTCTACACATGCGGTGTTGAGGAGGAGGTTAACGATATGGGCTACATAGTCCCTGGACTCGGGGACGCAGGGGATCTGGCCTTCGGGAGGCCATCAGATTAG
- a CDS encoding putative PEP-binding protein — translation MATLHRGPPCRPQTHREGLRICYVAGVRTSICGQAGSIPRIVEKLVELGISSVSATPTRLQR, via the coding sequence GTGGCGACCTTACACCGAGGGCCACCCTGCCGTCCTCAAACTCATAGAGAGGGTTTAAGGATATGCTACGTGGCAGGTGTCAGGACAAGTATTTGTGGCCAAGCAGGCAGCATCCCACGGATAGTTGAGAAACTGGTGGAGCTTGGGATAAGCAGTGTATCCGCAACACCGACGCGGTTGCAGAGGTGA
- a CDS encoding tRNA (cytidine(56)-2'-O)-methyltransferase: MMDVKVLRLGHRPSRDARITTHVCLTARAFGASEVILSGEEDPKLMEGVEDVVRRWGGPFSVVYRRNWQGVIDSWKKDGGEVIHLTMYGLPARDVVPGIMDNGKDKLIVVGGARVPGKVYSLADYNVGVTNQPHSEVSSLAVFMHMLLDGAEFDLKFEDARIEVIPQARGKMLREIDDGD, translated from the coding sequence ATAATGGATGTGAAGGTTTTGAGGCTTGGTCACAGACCATCAAGGGATGCGAGGATCACGACACACGTATGCCTCACTGCAAGGGCCTTCGGTGCCTCGGAGGTTATACTGAGTGGTGAGGAGGACCCTAAACTCATGGAGGGTGTTGAGGATGTTGTCAGGAGATGGGGTGGTCCCTTCAGTGTGGTCTACCGGAGGAACTGGCAGGGTGTCATAGACTCCTGGAAGAAGGATGGTGGGGAGGTCATACACCTCACCATGTACGGTTTACCTGCCAGGGACGTTGTGCCCGGGATAATGGATAACGGCAAGGACAAGCTCATTGTGGTGGGGGGTGCAAGGGTCCCCGGGAAGGTCTACAGCCTTGCAGACTACAACGTGGGGGTGACCAATCAGCCCCACTCTGAGGTCTCCTCCCTGGCGGTGTTCATGCACATGCTCCTTGATGGGGCTGAATTCGACCTTAAATTTGAGGATGCCAGGATAGAGGTCATCCCCCAGGCCAGGGGTAAAATGCTCAGGGAGATCGATGATGGCGATTAA
- a CDS encoding nucleotidyltransferase family protein has protein sequence MPSESFLKKIMGRDLQIMENDADMGPEYGDHADEPEIIADFTEYSPFHIGHRHCMMEAKRRVPEGLFVAVIPGPLERNGRGLPYMMTREARAAIAIRAGADIAVEGPPMGVMGSGQYSLCLAGMFRALDADWIPRGYRPIPGFEEVLRRINLGHRVVPRPHRIVDLDKGETLLKGPLEEDNYVITSLARALGKLGFDFRGKFIFVERIGGVSGTEIRRAVSDGDLQRVAGMLPPETMDVLSEEIEAGRAPLHDMRLEDEIIRNASEPGMDELMDLNLFDEVTASALIRGRPYMTLREVEEAIPPSFSRHHRQRILSVLEAKVHKGLVHKYIENYPSVIRILGFKDKQILKEFKDRIPHRRLEIWQ, from the coding sequence ATGCCATCGGAATCCTTTCTGAAGAAGATCATGGGAAGGGACCTTCAGATAATGGAGAATGATGCGGATATGGGGCCTGAGTATGGTGACCATGCTGATGAACCTGAAATCATTGCAGACTTCACCGAGTACTCCCCCTTCCACATCGGACACAGGCACTGCATGATGGAGGCAAAGAGGAGGGTGCCCGAAGGACTCTTCGTTGCGGTTATACCAGGCCCCCTCGAGCGTAACGGGAGGGGTCTGCCCTACATGATGACCCGTGAGGCGAGGGCAGCAATAGCCATACGTGCAGGGGCAGACATAGCTGTTGAGGGCCCACCCATGGGGGTTATGGGTTCAGGCCAGTACTCACTCTGCCTTGCAGGCATGTTCAGGGCGCTGGATGCAGACTGGATACCTCGGGGCTACCGGCCCATCCCGGGCTTTGAGGAGGTCCTGAGGAGGATAAACCTGGGCCACAGGGTTGTGCCAAGGCCCCACAGGATCGTGGACCTTGACAAAGGAGAAACACTGCTGAAGGGCCCACTGGAGGAGGACAACTACGTCATCACCTCACTCGCAAGGGCCCTGGGTAAGCTTGGATTTGACTTCAGGGGGAAGTTCATCTTCGTGGAGAGGATCGGTGGTGTGAGCGGCACAGAGATACGGAGGGCGGTCTCTGATGGGGACCTTCAGAGGGTAGCCGGCATGCTACCCCCGGAGACCATGGATGTCCTGAGTGAGGAGATTGAAGCTGGAAGGGCACCCCTCCATGACATGCGCCTTGAGGATGAGATAATCAGGAACGCCAGTGAACCTGGAATGGACGAGCTCATGGACCTTAACCTCTTCGATGAGGTCACAGCCTCTGCCCTTATCAGGGGAAGACCGTACATGACCCTGAGGGAGGTTGAGGAGGCCATACCCCCATCATTCAGCAGACACCACAGGCAGCGCATACTATCGGTTCTTGAGGCAAAGGTTCATAAGGGACTGGTCCATAAATATATAGAAAATTATCCATCAGTAATTCGAATTCTTGGATTTAAGGATAAACAGATCCTGAAAGAATTTAAAGATAGAATACCACACAGGAGGCTAGAGATATGGCAGTGA
- the ppsA gene encoding phosphoenolpyruvate synthase, which yields MVKYVAFFEELGKDDVGIAGGKGANLGELTQAGIPVPPGFVVTAATYDKFMTDTGLQPVVMEMLENLDVNDTKELQRVSAEIKDIITSTEVPEDIQTLIIESYNALCQRIGKDDVYVAIRSSATAEDLPEASFAGQQDTFLNIRGAEDVLDYVRRCWASLFEARAIFYREENNFDHSKVYIAVVVQEMVDAEKAGVMFTVHPSTGEDRILIEGSWGLGEAVVSGSVTPDTYWVDKGTGKLLEFTVGEKNIMFTREDGRTVKKEVPPELRNKRVLSDGEIAALAEMGRRIQDHYGSPQDTEWAIMDGDVYMLQSRPITTLGEATEETEVKSREILVKGLGASPGLASGRVKIIREIHELDKIQIGDILVTVMTTPDMVPAMKRASGIITDEGGVTCHAAIVSRELGIPCVVGTGNATEVLKENQVVSIDGNRGLVYEGSVIEGEKKEAEAETVTVESPLLTVTEVKVNVSMPEAARKAAATGADGVGLLRTEHMMLTTGVHPRKFIEEGREDELVNTLAENILKVADEFYPRPVWYRTLDAPTDEFKTLEGGENEPYEHNPMLGWRGIRRELDEPEILRAEFRAIKKLHEQGYTNIGIMIPLVQHPDELRKAKMIAEEAGLKPHRDVEFGIMVETPAAALIIEDFIEEGIDFVRLEP from the coding sequence ATGGTTAAGTATGTGGCGTTTTTTGAGGAACTCGGTAAGGATGATGTGGGAATAGCCGGTGGAAAGGGGGCCAACCTGGGTGAACTGACACAGGCAGGCATACCCGTCCCCCCGGGTTTTGTTGTAACAGCGGCGACCTATGACAAGTTCATGACAGACACCGGACTGCAGCCGGTGGTCATGGAGATGCTTGAAAACCTTGATGTCAACGATACAAAGGAACTCCAGAGGGTTTCAGCCGAGATAAAGGACATAATAACATCAACTGAGGTACCGGAGGACATACAGACCCTCATAATAGAGTCCTACAATGCACTATGTCAGAGGATAGGAAAGGATGATGTTTACGTAGCCATACGTTCCTCAGCCACGGCAGAGGACCTCCCCGAAGCATCCTTTGCGGGTCAGCAGGACACCTTCCTGAACATCAGGGGCGCCGAGGATGTCCTGGATTATGTAAGGAGGTGCTGGGCATCCCTCTTTGAGGCCAGGGCCATATTCTACAGGGAGGAGAACAACTTCGACCACTCAAAGGTTTACATAGCAGTCGTTGTCCAGGAGATGGTGGACGCCGAGAAGGCAGGGGTCATGTTCACGGTCCACCCATCAACAGGTGAGGACAGGATACTAATAGAGGGGTCATGGGGCCTTGGTGAGGCCGTTGTATCAGGCTCAGTCACCCCTGACACCTACTGGGTTGATAAGGGAACAGGGAAGCTCCTTGAATTTACTGTTGGTGAGAAGAACATAATGTTCACCCGGGAGGATGGCAGAACCGTGAAGAAGGAGGTCCCCCCTGAACTCCGGAACAAACGTGTTCTCTCTGACGGGGAGATCGCGGCCCTTGCAGAGATGGGCAGGAGGATACAGGACCACTACGGCTCACCACAGGACACAGAATGGGCCATAATGGATGGTGACGTTTACATGCTCCAGTCAAGACCCATAACAACCCTGGGAGAGGCAACCGAGGAGACAGAGGTCAAATCCAGGGAGATACTGGTTAAGGGCCTCGGTGCAAGCCCGGGCCTTGCCTCAGGTAGGGTCAAGATAATCAGGGAGATCCATGAACTTGACAAGATACAGATCGGAGATATTCTCGTCACGGTCATGACAACCCCCGACATGGTGCCAGCCATGAAGAGGGCCAGCGGCATAATAACCGATGAGGGTGGTGTCACATGCCATGCAGCCATAGTGTCCCGTGAACTTGGAATACCCTGCGTTGTTGGTACCGGGAACGCAACTGAGGTCCTCAAGGAGAACCAGGTCGTCAGCATAGACGGTAACAGGGGACTCGTCTATGAGGGCAGTGTAATTGAGGGGGAGAAGAAGGAGGCTGAGGCCGAGACCGTCACCGTGGAGTCACCCCTTCTGACAGTCACAGAGGTCAAGGTCAACGTCAGCATGCCAGAGGCTGCAAGGAAGGCCGCCGCCACAGGGGCCGACGGGGTTGGACTTTTAAGGACAGAGCACATGATGTTAACCACGGGCGTGCACCCCAGGAAGTTCATTGAGGAGGGCAGGGAGGACGAACTCGTCAATACCCTTGCAGAGAACATCCTTAAGGTTGCAGATGAGTTCTATCCACGCCCCGTATGGTACAGGACCCTGGATGCGCCCACAGACGAATTCAAAACCCTTGAGGGCGGTGAAAATGAGCCCTACGAGCACAACCCGATGCTTGGATGGAGGGGTATACGCAGGGAACTCGATGAACCCGAGATCCTGAGGGCCGAGTTCCGGGCGATAAAGAAACTCCATGAGCAGGGTTACACTAACATAGGCATAATGATACCACTGGTCCAGCACCCTGATGAACTCAGAAAGGCCAAGATGATCGCTGAGGAGGCTGGCCTTAAACCCCACAGGGACGTTGAATTCGGTATAATGGTCGAAACACCTGCAGCGGCCCTGATAATCGAGGACTTCATAGAGGAGGGAATTGACTTTGTGAGATTGGAACCATGA
- a CDS encoding histidine kinase dimerization/phosphoacceptor domain -containing protein: MDPERDALRIALYYALFSILWILSSDYLVALMFQPHVMVRLSVLKGSLFIILTSLLLYFLLKLYLRSLTDKERALRISEHKFRSLFMELPLGVVLMDTYGRILESNPAMGRFHGDSLDGMLIGEIHPDLEPGPDREFMVRMDGRWLRVVITRIEGGFLGIFEDLTDIKNSEEAARRSLEANRTLLAELHHRVKNNLQIISSLISIQSSKMPREHAEIMRSLQLRIKSIAVIHEMLLSSPESSSISFASYVSGLTGYLRDMYQSAAEFELDVPDVEFNIETAVPLGLIVGELVSNSLRHAFTDGGTIRISLEARDDGFILVVADNGGAFPITSAFRNQPASAWSLLRIW, encoded by the coding sequence ATGGATCCAGAAAGAGATGCACTCAGGATAGCACTCTACTATGCCCTCTTCAGCATACTCTGGATTCTATCCTCTGATTACCTTGTAGCCCTCATGTTCCAGCCCCACGTTATGGTGAGGTTATCTGTTCTCAAGGGCTCACTCTTCATAATTTTAACGTCTTTACTTCTCTATTTTCTCCTTAAGTTATACCTCAGATCCCTCACTGATAAGGAGAGGGCACTGAGGATCAGCGAGCATAAGTTCCGATCACTCTTCATGGAACTTCCTCTGGGTGTGGTCCTCATGGACACCTACGGCAGAATACTTGAATCCAACCCTGCCATGGGGAGGTTCCATGGTGATTCCCTGGATGGCATGCTGATTGGTGAGATCCACCCGGACCTCGAACCCGGCCCTGACAGGGAATTCATGGTAAGGATGGATGGAAGGTGGCTCCGTGTGGTCATCACCAGAATCGAGGGCGGATTCCTTGGAATCTTCGAGGACCTCACAGATATAAAGAATTCAGAGGAGGCTGCAAGGAGGTCCCTTGAGGCCAACAGAACACTCCTTGCAGAACTCCATCACCGCGTCAAAAATAACCTGCAGATAATATCCAGCCTGATAAGCATCCAGTCCTCCAAAATGCCCCGGGAGCACGCCGAGATCATGAGGAGTCTTCAGCTGAGGATAAAGTCAATTGCGGTGATCCATGAGATGCTTCTATCAAGCCCCGAGTCCAGCAGCATCAGCTTCGCATCCTATGTCTCGGGCCTCACAGGCTACCTCCGTGACATGTATCAATCAGCCGCCGAATTCGAGCTGGATGTACCTGATGTGGAGTTCAATATTGAGACAGCCGTTCCACTGGGCCTCATAGTGGGCGAACTTGTATCCAACAGCCTCAGGCATGCATTTACTGATGGTGGAACCATCAGAATATCCCTTGAGGCCCGGGATGATGGATTCATTCTGGTGGTGGCTGATAATGGCGGGGCCTTCCCGATAACTTCAGCCTTCAGGAATCAGCCGGCATCGGCCTGGAGCTTGTTAAGAATCTGGTGA
- a CDS encoding KEOPS complex subunit Pcc1, whose amino-acid sequence MNPELQPQNRQKKMMISITIKAEYESREEAEIMKRALEPDNASFVESEIQGSEVRFTTEADSIGTALNTADDLIFSEMVVEKMMKPCDTD is encoded by the coding sequence ATGAATCCTGAACTACAGCCCCAAAACAGGCAGAAGAAAATGATGATATCCATAACCATAAAAGCAGAATATGAATCCAGGGAGGAGGCCGAGATCATGAAAAGGGCCCTTGAACCAGATAACGCATCATTTGTTGAATCCGAAATTCAGGGCTCCGAGGTCAGGTTCACCACAGAGGCGGATTCCATTGGCACCGCCCTCAACACCGCAGATGACCTTATATTCTCTGAGATGGTGGTTGAGAAGATGATGAAACCATGTGATACTGACTGA
- the serS gene encoding serine--tRNA ligase, which yields MKFKLKGIIKLSKEVPGIEDDLEKFFTEAESDILRRGVPEGQEHEAAHIKSWRLEGDTLHIEMESGRRVRAHDGLLRLKKPLGQLLGPKYRVGVRGISVTDYTMEMKAPGVSGIPSLAELPFVEDAAITDGTIMVRFQPLEESDLRKHVFDRVVKHARTLVESSDDLTVQVTRATPGEIIARSRSRDFFFEGDPTEEAMRLGWVKKFPGRGQWFYGPKITALHRALEEFFIERIVKPLGFVECLFPKLIPLDIMNKMRYLEGLPEGMYYCSAPSRDPETFEEFKNELIINREVPMDLLKRGIKDPGYVIAPAQCEPFYQFLSHEVVSAEDLPVKFFDRSGWTYRWEAGGSKGLDRVHEFQRVELVWLAEPGETEEIRDRTVELSHDAADELELEWYTEVGDDPFYLEGRKVEERGIEFPDVPKYEMRLSLPGREKGVAVVSANVHGTHFIEGFSIREARNLNIWTGCTGIGLSRWIYGFLAQKGFETGNWPDFIGERVEGVENPRIITWPRQD from the coding sequence ATGAAATTCAAACTCAAGGGAATAATAAAACTCAGCAAAGAGGTTCCTGGGATAGAGGATGACCTGGAAAAATTCTTCACTGAAGCCGAATCAGACATCCTGCGCAGGGGAGTCCCCGAGGGGCAGGAACATGAAGCAGCCCATATAAAATCCTGGAGACTTGAAGGCGACACACTCCACATTGAGATGGAGTCAGGGAGACGGGTCAGGGCCCATGATGGTCTTCTAAGGCTCAAGAAACCCCTTGGACAGTTACTCGGGCCAAAGTACAGGGTGGGTGTTAGGGGGATATCAGTCACCGATTACACCATGGAAATGAAGGCCCCGGGTGTATCAGGTATCCCCAGCCTGGCTGAACTGCCCTTCGTGGAGGACGCCGCCATCACAGATGGCACCATAATGGTCAGATTCCAGCCCCTGGAGGAATCCGACCTGAGGAAACACGTGTTCGACCGTGTGGTGAAGCACGCCAGGACCCTTGTTGAATCATCAGATGACCTGACGGTACAGGTCACAAGGGCAACGCCCGGTGAGATAATTGCCAGGAGCAGGAGCAGGGATTTTTTCTTTGAGGGTGACCCCACAGAGGAGGCTATGCGCCTTGGATGGGTCAAGAAGTTCCCTGGAAGGGGACAGTGGTTCTACGGTCCAAAGATAACCGCCCTCCACCGGGCCCTGGAGGAGTTCTTCATTGAAAGGATTGTGAAACCCCTGGGATTTGTTGAGTGCCTCTTCCCCAAACTCATACCCCTTGACATCATGAACAAGATGAGGTACCTTGAGGGCCTCCCTGAGGGGATGTACTACTGCAGCGCCCCGAGCAGGGACCCTGAGACCTTTGAGGAGTTCAAAAATGAGCTCATCATAAACCGGGAGGTTCCCATGGATCTGCTTAAGAGGGGAATAAAGGATCCCGGTTACGTTATAGCCCCGGCCCAGTGCGAACCCTTCTACCAGTTCCTCTCACACGAGGTTGTGAGTGCTGAGGACCTCCCAGTAAAGTTCTTTGACAGGAGCGGCTGGACCTACAGGTGGGAGGCCGGAGGGTCCAAGGGCCTTGACAGGGTCCATGAATTCCAGAGGGTGGAACTCGTATGGCTGGCCGAACCAGGAGAGACAGAGGAGATACGTGACCGGACAGTTGAACTCTCACATGATGCCGCCGATGAACTGGAACTTGAATGGTACACAGAGGTGGGTGATGACCCCTTCTACCTGGAGGGCCGGAAGGTTGAGGAGAGGGGTATAGAGTTCCCTGATGTTCCAAAGTATGAGATGAGGCTCTCACTCCCTGGAAGGGAGAAGGGGGTTGCAGTTGTATCAGCCAATGTCCATGGCACCCACTTCATCGAGGGCTTCTCAATAAGGGAGGCCCGTAACCTGAACATCTGGACCGGCTGCACCGGCATAGGGCTCTCAAGGTGGATCTATGGTTTCCTGGCCCAGAAGGGCTTTGAGACCGGGAACTGGCCAGACTTCATAGGAGAACGTGTTGAAGGAGTTGAGAACCCGAGAATCATAACCTGGCCGCGCCAGGACTGA
- the rplJ gene encoding 50S ribosomal protein L16 has product MVRAYTRREYIKKIPGSKIVQYDMGNLSAEFPISLSVAVKAPTQITHNALEAARIASNRYMQRRAGRMGYHLKIRVYPHHIVRENPMATGAGADRVQDGMRKAFGKPVSTVALVKKNQKIITIETNKKNFKDAKEALRRAAMKFPVPCRIVIDRGEELVK; this is encoded by the coding sequence ATGGTTCGTGCATACACAAGAAGAGAATATATCAAGAAGATTCCAGGTTCAAAGATCGTTCAATATGATATGGGTAACCTCTCAGCTGAATTCCCTATTTCACTGAGTGTGGCCGTCAAGGCACCCACCCAGATAACCCACAACGCCCTTGAGGCTGCCAGGATAGCTTCAAACCGTTACATGCAGAGGAGGGCCGGTAGGATGGGTTACCACCTCAAAATAAGGGTTTACCCCCACCACATTGTACGTGAAAACCCCATGGCGACCGGTGCCGGGGCTGACCGTGTACAGGACGGTATGAGGAAGGCCTTCGGTAAACCTGTAAGTACTGTGGCACTCGTTAAGAAGAACCAGAAGATAATTACAATCGAAACGAACAAGAAGAACTTCAAGGATGCCAAGGAAGCCCTCAGAAGGGCTGCAATGAAGTTCCCGGTGCCATGCAGGATCGTCATTGACAGGGGCGAGGAACTGGTTAAATAA
- a CDS encoding AAA family ATPase, translating into MKIAITGKGGVGKTTIAGTLACIFSENFQVFAIDADPDMNLASSIGIKGDVEPISRMKDVIRERTGAEPGSSFGEVFKLNPRIGDLPDSLSIEHPLRPGLRVMVMGTVEHGGEGCVCPASVLLKALLRHLILRKDEMVILDMEAGIEHLGRRTAESVDLMVVVVEPGLKSLETAERIKKLAGDIGVKRIMAVINKVSDIHEEEFMRERLASLNLEVLGSVPRDEKVIAADMRGEPLMMYPDSEALRSIRDISERIISLQEEVG; encoded by the coding sequence ATGAAGATAGCCATAACAGGTAAGGGTGGGGTCGGCAAGACAACCATAGCCGGGACCCTGGCCTGCATATTCTCAGAGAACTTCCAGGTCTTTGCCATAGACGCTGACCCTGATATGAACCTGGCATCCAGCATAGGGATAAAGGGGGATGTGGAGCCGATATCAAGGATGAAGGATGTTATAAGGGAGCGAACCGGTGCTGAGCCGGGTTCCTCCTTCGGTGAGGTCTTCAAGCTAAACCCCAGGATAGGTGACCTCCCGGATTCCCTCTCAATTGAACATCCCCTCCGCCCCGGCCTCAGGGTCATGGTGATGGGCACCGTTGAACATGGAGGTGAGGGATGCGTATGCCCGGCCTCGGTGCTCCTCAAGGCCCTGCTGAGGCACCTGATACTCAGGAAGGATGAGATGGTTATACTGGACATGGAGGCGGGGATAGAGCACCTTGGAAGGAGAACCGCTGAATCCGTGGACCTCATGGTGGTGGTGGTTGAACCCGGCCTCAAATCACTTGAAACCGCTGAAAGGATAAAGAAGCTCGCAGGTGACATTGGAGTGAAGAGGATAATGGCAGTGATAAACAAGGTCTCAGATATCCATGAGGAGGAATTCATGAGGGAGCGACTCGCATCCCTTAACCTGGAGGTCCTTGGATCGGTGCCAAGGGATGAAAAGGTTATAGCCGCGGATATGAGGGGAGAACCCCTCATGATGTACCCTGATTCAGAGGCACTGAGGTCCATAAGGGACATCTCAGAGAGGATAATATCACTCCAGGAGGAGGTGGGATGA